In Miscanthus floridulus cultivar M001 chromosome 8, ASM1932011v1, whole genome shotgun sequence, the sequence ttatttgccgagtgcaagagtatggcactcagtacagaattttcaaaaaaaaaatatttgccgagtgccgctgaggtggcactcggcaaagaggccgtcggAGTTGATGTcggattttttttgccgagtgctgacgtgacactcggcaaaggctttaccgagtgcccgatatgtggcactcggcaaaaaaacatttaccgacgggttctttgccgactgctctttgccgagtgcggcactcggcaaagcctttaccgagtgtatttcgagctttgccgagtgccgcagacactcggcaaattgccgGTTTCCTGTAGTGCTCGGCCTCTTCGTTTTCCTCTTCAGCTCCTCGATCAGGTAGCATCCTCCTCGGAGCCGGCGTTCTTGGCTGTCATGAGGCACTCGGTGATGTCCACCTCCATCAGCAGCACCTTGACGGCGCCGAACAGTGGGTGCGCGTCCATGCCGAGGTAGTTCTTGGCTAGGATCCTGAACGCCTCGATGTGCTTGTCCATCCGGCCCCGCCGGATGTGCGCCGGATCAAGGCTATCCACACGTTGTCTGTGTCGTAGTACCAGTGCTGCGAGATCCTGTTGTTGCTGTAGAGCTTGCGGCGGCGGTTGCCGAAGAGGACCTCACGGCCTCTCCGGCGGACGTGCGGCAGGTACTCGTCGATCACGAGGCGGCGGTGGTGTTTGTGGAACATGAGCCGCTGGACCTCGCGCCGGCGGCTGTTGTTCTGCTGCATGCCCCTCCCCCTGCGACACCTCGTCCGTCACGGACGACCACACGCGCCCGCGGGCTGGTTCCTAGAGAACCACGCGGCGGTGGCTGGCTTCTCCAAGATGTCGAGGTTGACGTAGGGCGTGTGCCGGGCTGCCCCGTGACAGTCATGGCTGTCCTAGATCTTGCGTGTGTCGGCGCTGTTAATCGCGCAGCCTGGCGTACATTTATACGACGCGATTCGCCCGAGTTCGTTTCGAATTCTCAAGGCAGCGAGCATACGTGAAGATCAGAAAGTCTCCGGGTtgatttttcgaaaaaaaaacaaaggaagTCTTCGGATTTTTTTTCCGGCTTGCCTAGGACCGGACACAATAACGAACTCCTGTTGCAAACCGTAGTAGTTTTGTACAAACTTTCTATTTCTATTGCCAAATTAGCTAGGGAGAAGCTAGACAAACAAATGAGAAGAAATTTTATCTCTTTATTATTAGAGATAGACTAATATACTTTTAGTTAAATTATGTCGTACGCGTATGAGCATAGGACACCCCAGCTTTCGTTTGGAAATAGACTCGATGGGAACTTTTGGCAAGTGAAAACCAATACACTGTCCTGCACCACACCTTTTCGATTCCGATCCTGTCACCATGTATGGCGGCCGATCAAACTCTTACGGTCAATCTTAATTATCCTTCCTCCTGTATATATAGTTGAGGGTGGGCATCGGGCATATATATAAGTTCGAACGGCTCTTCATTGTCCGGTTGTTAAAGGGAaacgaacaaaaaaaaaaaaatggatagacaaaaaaataagtgaaaattttgtttttttattattaggtatagatatgtaAAGTCTGCTGAGCTACGCCAAATGGCCTTTTAATATACTctcttcattctaaattataagacatctcaatttttttagagagtcaaagcatcttaatcttaaccaaaattatagagaaaattgCAAAGATTTATAACATCTTATAGGTATTACTATGTAAATATAATTAATGTACAATGCAATGatgcttatttgatatcataaatattattattttattatatataattGTTAAATTTTAGATGATTTGGCTCTTCAAAAAAGTTGAAATGACTTGTAATTTAGGATGGTGGCGGTAATATTTTCGAAAGACGATAGTAAAACCTCGGCTCAAAAAAGATCATCAGCCTGTTCGACAGgccgtaaatgatcgtggattatttactgctgactggtttgatacgaaagaaaaatatcatttcaacttataatccacgatcgtatacctCAAGCGAACAGGCTACGTATTTTTACGGTCGATATCTCTATCGTAGCATCAGTTTCCAAACCACCGTAAAAACAGGTTTCAACCGTGCGTAAAAATCATTTCTGCCGCACTGCACACGCGCGCACACGCATCAGCGCACGTAGACGCACGAGACGGCACGATGCAATGCGACGACCTGTACGCTTTGACGAACGACGAGCACACGGGCACGGCGCGTCCTCTCGTCTTTGATCCGATGCCGCCCTGCCGGGCTTCCCCTGCGCGTCGGCCGGCCGTCCCCTACCACTACCACTCGTACGTTTTGTTCTCTTGCGAGCTGCGCGCTGAGCCACCGATCGCTGCTGTGAGTGTGAGGTGACATCTCGTCTTCGAGAGAGAGAGCAGGAGCCCCGCCACTTCCGCTCGCATTAACGCCGCGGTCGGGCCCTGCAGACAGGAGACCCGGCCATGGCGAAAAGacgggaggagagagagagagacagggagagggagagggagagggagagaatgCTGAGGTGACGACCTTTTGTATAGTACTGGACTGTAATGGGGAAAGACTCGTCGCCGTCgtctctccttctctctctcctctgtcTAGGCCGGCCCCACGAGGTTGATATCTGCGCCGCGTGTGGAGCCCCAAGCCTTGTCAGTGTCTCCCACCCTTGCACCttgcctcctctctctctcgcctcctttcttcttccccggctTGCTGACCGTGACAGCCCTCAATCCTCCATATATTATATCCTCTTCCTCTCGCTACATACCCAGTGACGGACCATATCCTCTTCTGATCTTCTCCACCCGCCCCGTCGTCCCTGccctggccggccggccggcctcttCCTCCGCCGCCGGACACGTCGTCTCCTTCTCCTACCTGGTACGCTCTCTTGCCATGCGTCTCCACTGATCGATCCGTCGTCGATCGCTTTGTGGTTTTTGCATGCAAGTTTCTGGaaggcttcttcttcttcctcctcttgcatCATATTTTATACTAGTACGTCTACATGCATCCGTGCCATCAAATATGCCAAAGTCTACTCCTGCGCATATCATCTACTGTTTCTTCAGTCGATCGATCGTGCAGCACTCACCACGCAGTCACGCACACATCTAGGCAGGCCAGGCCTGAGCACAGTACAGTACACACACATGCATAGGCAGATGGTAGATGCATCAAAAGGGCCTTGCCTCAGGTGCGCAGCTACCCACCGTGCCTTGAATCGGACGGCGACACTCGTTTCGGAGTTACTGCTGTTCGCTTGTCTACTCGTTTCGGAGTTACTGCTGTTCACTTGTAATCCGTTTTTTTTCGGCTTGTTTtcaaccgaaacagtatttttccctCCAGACCAAACGAGAGAGCAGAGCACAGTGCAAGGTGTGGTGTTGCATCTGTTGAACTTTCCTACTATACTCCGTTCATCGAGCACAGTCAAAGGCTTTGCACTTTGCAGTGACTAGTGAGTCTAAAGTTTGCAGTTTTGCTTTGCTTCCTTCCATTTTCCGCCTTTTCCCTTCTGCGTTTTTCTGCAAGTTTCAGCGTGCGTCAGTTCTTGCATGTGTGCTACGGATCAGCTCTAGATCAGTCTCGGCTAGATGGAGTACCGAGTAGTACTACAGCCATACAGGTTGGTGTGGCAGCTACTCCCAGCTCCAACCTGAAACCCTAGTTCATCTAGTCTACGATTCTGAATTTCTGATCCGTCCCAGCTCCGTCAGCCCGTCCGGCCAAGAGCAAGACGAAGATGCGACTGATCCGACCAGCCCTTGGCCCTTGCATTATTCCTTCTTGTTTATTGTATAAACCATTCTCCATTGGTCAAATTAAATCGTTTGACTAACAAGTCATGGCGTCATCATGCAGATCTGATCGAGCTCGTCTTCACGCTTCGCGGAGATCAGGTGACCGAGCGAGCCATGGAGTTTGCCTGCGGCAGCGTCGCGGCCGCGGCGGACAGCcctggcgcggcggcggcgcggccgagCCGGTACGAGTCGCAGAAGCGGCGGGACTGGCACACGTTCGGGCAGTACCTGCGCAACCACCGGCCGCCGCTGGAGCTGCCCCGGTGCAGCGGCGCGCACGTGCTCGAGTTCCTCCGCTACCTGGACCAGTTCGGCAAGACCAAGGTGCACGCGGCTGGGTGCCCCTTCTTCGGCCACCTGTCGCCGCCGgcgccgtgcccgtgcccgcTCAAGCAGGCGTGGGGCAGCCTGGACGCGCTCGTCGGCCGACTGCGCGCCGCGTTCGAGGAGCACGGGGGACGGCCCGAGGCCAACCCTTTCGGCGCGCGGGCCGTCAGGCTCTACCTCCGCGAGGTCCGCGACAGCCAGGCCAAGGCGCGCGGCATCGCCTACGAGAAGAAGCGACGCAAGCGCCACCCGCCGGCGCACCGCCAGCccaagcagcaacagcagcagcaggaggacgCCCAGCACCAGTATCCGTTGCACGCCGCACCGGGCCCTGTGGCCGAGCGGCGCCCCGTTGACGTGACCGAGCAGCCGGCGCCGCACTTCTTGATCCCGCACGCGCACTTCCTCCACGGCCATTTCCTGGCGCCGGTGACCCAGTCCATCGACCCAGCCGCGGgcggaggtggtggcggcggcggcggcactggGGAGGATATTGTGCTCGCAATGGCGGCCGCCGCCGAGGCGCACGCGGCCGGTTTCTTCATGCCGCTGTCCGTGTTCCACTAGATAGCTCCAGAGCTCCAGTACTTCTTCGACAGTTCCATGGGCTTAATTAGCAGGAATGCAAGAGTGATTACGCGTAAGTAAGCTTGCAGGTTTCTGCTAATGGGGCGATGGATTTGGTCTCGGCGCCTGCGCGTGTATGAGAAATATGAGATGCCACTGCCGGTGCCACATCACCAACCGCTGCTGCCTGCCTTTTGGTTTTAGTGTTTTTGCATGGTCTTTTGTATGCAGTGATCGATAGAATGGCAGGATTAGATGGCTTGTTCATTCCCCACGGCGACGTTCTTGTGGGGATATCGTGTGCTGTAGCTGACCAATCG encodes:
- the LOC136471167 gene encoding protein G1-like1, which encodes MEFACGSVAAAADSPGAAAARPSRYESQKRRDWHTFGQYLRNHRPPLELPRCSGAHVLEFLRYLDQFGKTKVHAAGCPFFGHLSPPAPCPCPLKQAWGSLDALVGRLRAAFEEHGGRPEANPFGARAVRLYLREVRDSQAKARGIAYEKKRRKRHPPAHRQPKQQQQQQEDAQHQYPLHAAPGPVAERRPVDVTEQPAPHFLIPHAHFLHGHFLAPVTQSIDPAAGGGGGGGGGTGEDIVLAMAAAAEAHAAGFFMPLSVFH